From one Prochlorococcus marinus str. MIT 0912 genomic stretch:
- a CDS encoding dienelactone hydrolase family protein, whose protein sequence is MEGRWVHIEKGPVQLRCWWNNPQKESKHVVLVLPEVFGVNSWLRSVVDRLAEQGIPALAMPLFARTAPELELGYTDDDLVEGRRHKEQTTTRQILDDTTAALNWLKQQYSQSKIIVVGFCFGGHAALITSTLPEVDITFDFYGAGVATTRPGGGPPSLELLSQTSGKLTCICGTGDSLIPEADRISIQQALREADSSEVRLSYVEIEDADHGFMCEQRASFSPNASTLGWQLLMNEFKE, encoded by the coding sequence ATGGAGGGACGTTGGGTACATATAGAAAAAGGTCCAGTGCAGTTACGTTGCTGGTGGAATAATCCTCAGAAAGAAAGTAAGCATGTTGTTCTTGTTCTACCAGAAGTCTTTGGTGTTAATAGTTGGTTAAGAAGCGTCGTTGATCGACTTGCAGAACAAGGTATTCCTGCTTTAGCAATGCCATTATTTGCTAGAACAGCTCCAGAGTTAGAACTTGGATATACCGATGATGATTTAGTAGAAGGGCGTCGGCATAAAGAACAAACGACGACCAGGCAAATTCTCGATGATACGACTGCTGCATTGAATTGGTTAAAACAGCAGTACAGCCAGTCAAAAATAATTGTTGTTGGTTTTTGTTTTGGTGGTCATGCAGCACTTATTACATCAACACTTCCAGAAGTCGATATAACTTTTGATTTCTATGGTGCTGGTGTTGCAACCACTAGACCAGGAGGAGGACCTCCTAGCTTGGAATTATTGAGTCAAACCTCAGGAAAATTAACTTGTATTTGTGGAACTGGTGATTCATTAATACCTGAAGCTGATCGAATATCTATCCAACAGGCTTTAAGAGAAGCAGATTCTTCTGAAGTCAGATTGAGTTATGTAGAAATTGAAGATGCTGATCATGGATTTATGTGTGAACAACGAGCAAGCTTTAGCCCCAACGCCTCCACACTTGGCTGGCAATTGTTGATGAATGAATTTAAAGAATAA